One window of the Diospyros lotus cultivar Yz01 chromosome 12, ASM1463336v1, whole genome shotgun sequence genome contains the following:
- the LOC127813943 gene encoding GDSL esterase/lipase At4g28780 — protein MVMLLYYIYTLITMRRGRPSGVAAAFLAVAITVVSVLSTKAPRAEAARAFFVFGDSLVDNGNNNYLVTSARADSPPYGIDYPTHRPTGRFSNGLNIPDIISEQLGSEPTLPYLNPELNGRKLLVGANFASAGIGILNDTGVQFANIIRIYQQLAFFQQYQDRVSSLIGPAETQRLVNGGLVLIVLGGNDFVNNYFFTPISARRLQFSLPAFSRYLISEYRKILLRLYELGARRVMVTGTGPLGCVPAELATRSVNGQCAVEPLQAAAIFNPALIQMIQGLNQDIGSDVFVAVNAMQMQRDFISDPQAFGFVTSKVACCGQGPYNGLGVCTPASNLCPNRNIYAFWDPFHPTERANRIIVRQMMTGTTKYMNPMNLSTIMAMDSRN, from the exons ATGGTGATgctattgtattatatatacacattgaTCACCATGCGTAGGGGCCGACCTTCCGGCGTAGCTGCTGCTTTCTTGGCTGTTGCCATTACAGTGGTTTCAGTGTTGAGCACGAAAGCGCCGCGAGCCGAGGCTGCTCGCGCTTTCTTCGTGTTTGGCGACTCGCTGGTCGACAACGGCAACAACAACTACTTGGTCACCTCCGCCCGGGCGGACTCACCGCCGTATGGCATCGACTACCCCACCCACCGACCCACCGGTCGCTTCTCTAATGGCTTAAACATCCCCGACATCATCA GTGAACAGCTGGGGTCGGAGCCCACATTGCCATACTTGAACCCTGAGCTGAACGGAAGGAAACTACTCGTCGGCGCGAACTTTGCGTCCGCCGGAATCGGAATCCTCAACGACACCGGAGTGCAGTTT GCAAACATAATAAGAATTTACCAGCAATTGGCGTTCTTCCAACAATACCAAGACCGCGTAAGTTCGTTGATAGGACCGGCGGAGACGCAGCGGTTGGTGAACGGAGGTCTGGTCCTCATCGTGCTCGGCGGCAACGACTTCGTCAACAACTACTTCTTCACCCCAATTTCCGCCAGAAGACTTCAGTTCTCTCTCCCGGCCTTCTCCCGGTATCTCATCTCCGAGTACCGCAAGATCCTCTTG AGGCTGTACGAGTTGGGAGCCCGGAGGGTGATGGTGACCGGAACGGGGCCGCTGGGTTGCGTACCGGCGGAGCTGGCCACGAGAAGCGTAAACGGGCAGTGCGCGGTGGAGCCGCTACAAGCCGCTGCCATCTTCAACCCAGCACTGATCCAGATGATTCAGGGTCTCAACCAAGACATTGGGTCCGACGTGTTCGTCGCCGTTAATGCTATGCAAATGCAGAGGGACTTCATCTCCGACCCCCAAGCTTTCG GTTTTGTTACGTCGAAGGTGGCGTGCTGTGGGCAGGGGCCGTACAACGGGCTAGGAGTTTGCACCCCGGCGTCGAACCTGTGCCCGAACCGAAACATCTATGCATTTTGGGATCCGTTTCATCCGACTGAAAGGGCGAATAGAATCATCGTACGGCAGATGATGACTGGGACAACCAAGTACATGAACCCCATGAACCTCAGCACCATCATGGCCATGGACTCCAGAAACTAA